A genomic region of Streptomyces rimosus contains the following coding sequences:
- a CDS encoding histidine phosphatase family protein, giving the protein MTDFILVRHGETEWHAENRYAGLTDVALTGRGEEQAAALADWAATARLNAVWCSPLSRARRTAAPAAAACGLTPHVDARLYEVDFGRGEGLTRAEMRNRFPEELEAFLTDPVGHHLPGGEDPRAAAVRAADCLADIARAHPDGRVLIVAHSTLVRVLLCHLLGIPLADYRRVFPQLLNGALTELRIRDGQAALLRLNVPAVPAPVTAPLH; this is encoded by the coding sequence GTGACCGACTTCATCCTCGTACGCCACGGCGAGACCGAGTGGCACGCCGAGAACCGCTACGCCGGGCTCACCGACGTGGCGCTGACCGGCCGCGGTGAGGAACAGGCGGCCGCCCTCGCCGACTGGGCCGCCACCGCCCGCCTGAACGCCGTCTGGTGCTCCCCGCTATCCCGCGCCCGCCGCACCGCCGCGCCCGCCGCCGCTGCCTGCGGCCTGACCCCGCACGTCGACGCCCGCCTCTACGAGGTGGACTTCGGCCGCGGCGAGGGCCTGACCAGGGCCGAGATGCGCAACCGCTTCCCCGAGGAGCTGGAGGCGTTCCTCACCGACCCGGTGGGCCACCATCTGCCCGGCGGCGAGGACCCGCGCGCCGCCGCCGTACGCGCCGCCGACTGCCTCGCCGACATCGCGCGCGCCCACCCGGACGGCCGCGTCCTGATCGTCGCCCACTCCACCCTCGTCCGGGTCCTCCTCTGCCACCTGCTGGGCATCCCGCTCGCCGACTACCGGCGCGTCTTCCCCCAGCTCCTCAACGGCGCGCTGACCGAACTGCGCATCCGCGACGGCCAGGCGGCGCTGCTGCGCCTGAACGTCCCCGCCGTCCCCGCGCCGGTCACCGCACCACTGCACTGA
- a CDS encoding 2-hydroxyacid dehydrogenase, translating to MDSPTVLAAGNHFILPSLLTEAVTEATGGAVTAGAIRELQLPWPHTPLGKVAEVDEASGTEDQLIEALQGVRICVTEHAALTERILAHCPDLELFCVGRGGPVNANLEAATRHGVAVCYAPGRNATATAEHTLTLLLAAARGVGDTHTDLRQGVWRGDYYDYDKCGIEIEGTTVGLIGYGAIGSRVAKVLAAMGAHVLVHDPYAAPEALTGIAEQVGLDELLNRSRIVSLHARLTDETRGMIGRAQLAAMPRGSVLVNCARGALLDYEAVCDALESGHLRGAGFDVFPEEPVPAGSRLLTAPGVVLTPHIAGGSRQVAHKAARIVAAEAARFLRGEPLAHCANPAVLGH from the coding sequence ATGGACAGCCCCACCGTCCTCGCCGCCGGCAACCACTTCATCCTCCCGAGCCTGCTCACCGAGGCGGTCACCGAGGCCACCGGCGGCGCGGTGACCGCCGGAGCGATCCGGGAGCTGCAACTGCCCTGGCCGCACACCCCGCTCGGCAAGGTCGCCGAGGTCGACGAGGCGTCCGGTACGGAGGACCAGCTCATCGAGGCGCTCCAGGGCGTCCGGATCTGCGTCACCGAACACGCCGCGCTCACCGAGCGCATCCTCGCCCACTGCCCCGACCTGGAACTGTTCTGCGTCGGCCGCGGCGGACCGGTCAACGCCAACCTCGAAGCCGCCACCCGGCACGGCGTCGCCGTCTGCTACGCCCCGGGCCGCAACGCCACCGCCACCGCCGAACACACCCTCACCCTGCTCCTCGCGGCCGCCCGCGGCGTCGGCGACACCCACACCGACCTGCGGCAGGGCGTCTGGCGCGGCGACTACTACGACTACGACAAGTGCGGCATCGAGATCGAGGGCACCACCGTCGGCCTCATCGGGTACGGGGCGATCGGCAGCCGCGTCGCCAAGGTGCTCGCCGCCATGGGCGCCCACGTCCTCGTCCACGACCCGTACGCGGCCCCCGAGGCGCTGACCGGCATCGCCGAGCAGGTCGGCCTGGACGAGCTGCTGAACCGCTCGCGCATCGTCTCCCTGCACGCCCGCCTCACCGACGAGACCCGCGGCATGATCGGCCGCGCGCAGCTCGCCGCCATGCCGCGCGGCTCCGTCCTGGTCAACTGCGCCCGCGGCGCGCTCCTGGACTACGAGGCGGTCTGCGACGCGCTGGAATCGGGCCACCTCAGGGGCGCCGGTTTCGACGTCTTCCCCGAGGAGCCGGTCCCGGCCGGCTCCCGCCTGCTGACCGCTCCCGGCGTCGTGCTCACCCCGCACATCGCGGGCGGCAGCCGCCAGGTCGCGCACAAGGCGGCCCGTATCGTCGCCGCCGAGGCCGCCCGCTTCCTGCGCGGCGAACCCCTCGCGCACTGCGCCAACCCGGCGGTGCTGGGCCACTGA
- a CDS encoding FGGY-family carbohydrate kinase, which translates to MSDALTADAVWLGLDLGTQSARCVAVDGTGQLLAAASRPLTSHRDGRQHEQRPEEWWSALSAACREALDGIDPSRVRGLALDGTSGTILLADDGGTPLTPGLMYDDGRAAEEAEAVNEAGGAVWQELGYRSMQPSWALPKLLWLLRQDPGLGERARLLHQPDLITWRLTGRQVPSDASHALKTGYQLVEERWPSAELARLGVPERVLPQVVRPGTVLGTVCAAAAEATGVPEGTAIVAGMTDGCAAQIGAGALTPGAWNSVLGTTLVLKGVSPHLIRDPHGVVYCHRGPDGTWLPGGASSSGAGVLARHFTPENGDDLDALTAQAVREGRDWDAVTYPLVSAGGERFPFRAPDAEPFTLGDVSTRARQFHAYLLGVACVERLCFDYLDHLGAPIDGPLTFTGGGARNAYWSQLRADLLGRPVHLPEQAEGALGMAVLAATSGGVTLQEAAAAMVRTGAPVTPDPARTARLLPAYLRFLDELTRRGRLDQTVADHARRRAAQ; encoded by the coding sequence GTGTCTGACGCCCTGACCGCCGACGCCGTCTGGCTCGGTCTCGACCTCGGTACGCAGAGCGCCCGCTGCGTCGCCGTGGACGGGACCGGGCAGCTGCTCGCCGCCGCCTCCCGGCCGCTGACCAGCCACCGCGACGGCAGACAGCACGAGCAGCGGCCCGAGGAGTGGTGGAGCGCCCTGTCGGCCGCCTGCCGCGAAGCCCTCGACGGCATCGATCCGTCCCGGGTACGCGGCCTCGCCCTCGACGGCACCTCCGGCACGATCCTGCTCGCCGACGACGGCGGGACCCCGCTCACACCGGGCCTGATGTACGACGACGGCCGCGCCGCCGAAGAGGCCGAGGCCGTCAACGAGGCCGGGGGAGCGGTGTGGCAGGAGCTCGGCTACCGCAGCATGCAGCCCTCGTGGGCCCTGCCGAAACTGCTGTGGCTGCTGCGCCAGGACCCCGGCCTCGGCGAGCGGGCCCGGCTGCTGCACCAGCCCGACCTCATCACCTGGCGCCTGACCGGCCGTCAGGTCCCGTCCGACGCCAGCCATGCCCTCAAGACCGGCTACCAGCTCGTCGAGGAGCGCTGGCCGTCCGCCGAACTGGCCCGGCTCGGCGTGCCCGAGCGCGTTCTGCCGCAGGTCGTACGGCCCGGCACCGTCCTCGGTACGGTCTGCGCCGCCGCGGCCGAAGCCACCGGCGTCCCCGAGGGCACCGCCATTGTCGCCGGGATGACCGACGGCTGCGCCGCCCAGATCGGCGCCGGGGCCCTCACACCCGGCGCCTGGAACTCGGTCCTGGGCACCACACTCGTCCTCAAGGGTGTCAGCCCGCACCTGATCCGCGACCCGCACGGCGTCGTCTACTGCCACCGCGGACCGGACGGCACCTGGCTGCCCGGCGGCGCCTCCAGCTCCGGCGCGGGCGTCCTGGCACGGCACTTCACCCCGGAGAACGGCGACGACCTCGACGCGCTCACCGCACAGGCCGTACGCGAGGGCCGGGACTGGGACGCGGTCACCTACCCGCTGGTGTCGGCGGGCGGCGAACGCTTCCCCTTCCGCGCCCCCGACGCCGAACCTTTCACCCTCGGCGATGTGTCCACCCGCGCCCGGCAGTTCCACGCCTACCTGCTCGGCGTCGCCTGCGTCGAACGCCTCTGCTTCGACTACCTCGACCACCTCGGCGCCCCCATCGACGGGCCCCTCACCTTCACCGGCGGCGGCGCCCGCAACGCCTACTGGTCGCAGCTGCGCGCCGACCTGCTCGGCCGCCCCGTCCACCTGCCCGAACAGGCCGAAGGCGCCCTCGGCATGGCCGTCCTCGCCGCCACCTCCGGCGGCGTCACCCTCCAGGAGGCCGCCGCGGCCATGGTCCGCACCGGCGCCCCCGTCACGCCCGACCCGGCCCGTACCGCCCGCCTGCTCCCCGCCTACCTCCGCTTCCTCGACGAACTCACCCGCCGTGGCCGGCTCGACCAGACCGTGGCCGACCACGCCCGCAGGAGGGCCGCACAGTGA